A single genomic interval of Colletotrichum lupini chromosome 11, complete sequence harbors:
- a CDS encoding ATP synthase F1 has translation MDEHHPQAAVWSLYQPTSTKVESAIVANPYKPEAGDLEEGVFAKDHRRAVDPEDFADGGKFRSVVKILAAFNNGSGGTVWMMGSGWLISPDTVITAGHVVYDWKYRYQRAKEIKCFIGYAGRSSVDSEKHDVQARLGERVITTLEWVQSGPQIRTHDVAFIKLDRPFEGDLNMFPVQDPTPVSGEVRLGVVGYPGDKELPGSRGEDGEGGALMYQEFARTEYDLQDSTLHMIEYRVSTYEGQSGGPVLKVFEDKSLYVVIGTHCYGFGPGTSNSGTSIGGRYGVDYDNFMVLFDSPSFPHEADHDIKILSAGEITKTAVSEA, from the exons ATGGATGAGCACCATCCTCAGGCGGCGGTTTGGAGTCTCTACCAACCGACCTCTACCAAGGTGGAGTCCGCCATTGTAGCCAATCCATACAAGCCTGAAGCGGGTGACCTGGAGGAAGGCGTCTTTGCAAAGGATCACCGCCGTGCTGTTGATCCCGAAGACTTTGCGGATGGTGGCAAGTTCCGAT CTGTTGTCAAAATCCTAGCTGCATTCAACAATGGTAGCGGTGGAACAGTTTGGATGATGGGCTCCGGCTGGCTCATCAGTCCTGACACTGTTATCACTGCAGGACACGTTGTCTACGACTGGAAATATCGCTACCAGCGTGCAAAAGAGATCAAATGCTTCATTGGATATGCTGGGCGTTCTTCGGTTGATAGCGAGAAGCACGATGTTCAAGCTCGTCTTGGTGAGCGAGTGATCACTACCCTGGAGTGGGTTCAGTCGGGCCCACAAATTAGGACGCATGATGTTGCATTCATCAAGCTCGACCGTCCGTTCGAGGGTGATCTCAATATGTTCCCTGTCCAAGACCCGACTCCTGTTTCTGGCGAAGTCAGACTCGGCGTTGTAGGATATCCTGGAGACAAAGAGCTCCCCGGGTCAAGGGGTGAAGATGGTGAAGGGGGTGCCTTGATGTATCAAGAGTTCGCTCGTACCGAGTACGATCTCCAAGACAGCACTTTGCATATGATCGAATACCGAGTCTCAACCTATGAAG GCCAATCTGGAGGACCAGTCCTCAAAGTCTTCGAGGACAAGTCATTGTACGTTGTCATCGGCACTCATTGCTATGGTTTTGGACCTGGCACGAGCAATTCTGGCACCTCTATTGGAGGTCGGTACGGAGTTGACTACGACAACTTTATGGTCCTCTTCGATTCTCCTTCGTTCCCTCATGAAGCGGATCATGATATCAAGATTCTCAGTGCTGGCGAGATTACAAAGACGGCCGTCAGCGAAGCCTAG